A genomic region of Rickettsiales bacterium contains the following coding sequences:
- a CDS encoding YaiI/YqxD family protein — MQIFVDNDACPVKEEILRVAERYVLQVTLVSNQGMRPIRLPNVKQVVVSSAFDAADNWIVEQVKAGDIVITADIPLAARCLDKHCKVINHAGHIFTAQNIGSALSLRELNAHLREAGEISGYNPSFSKKDRSQFLQSLDMLIQKK; from the coding sequence ATGCAGATCTTTGTGGATAATGATGCCTGTCCGGTGAAGGAAGAAATTCTTCGTGTTGCTGAACGGTATGTGCTGCAGGTAACGCTGGTCAGCAATCAGGGAATGCGTCCGATTCGCCTGCCAAATGTAAAACAGGTCGTGGTAAGCAGTGCATTCGATGCTGCGGATAATTGGATCGTAGAGCAGGTTAAGGCAGGCGATATTGTTATTACCGCTGATATTCCGCTTGCTGCGCGATGTCTGGATAAGCATTGTAAAGTTATCAATCATGCAGGGCATATATTTACGGCACAGAACATAGGTTCTGCATTATCCTTGCGCGAATTAAACGCTCATCTGCGGGAAGCAGGAGAGATCAGTGGATACAATCCCAGCTTTTCCAAGAAAGATCGCTCCCAGTTTCTGCAGTCGCTGGATATGCTGATCCAGAAGAAATAG
- a CDS encoding cupin domain-containing protein, with amino-acid sequence MKAEFVKPRKIYFTPGSDVPNSHLPVLLYRGVLADSVKDKAAAFHKKFKANGWSGLWTDSIYDYTHFHSNAHEVLGIAEGKVTVRLGGESGRLFRLKTGDMLIIPAGVGHQRVTKSDKGLKVIGAYPWGQSDFDIRCTGKKMPNVSCPDSDPFYGEEGLCLWRGAINLPWL; translated from the coding sequence ATGAAAGCCGAGTTTGTGAAACCCAGAAAGATTTATTTTACGCCGGGCTCCGACGTTCCCAACAGTCATTTGCCTGTTCTGCTTTACCGCGGCGTACTTGCTGATTCTGTGAAGGACAAGGCCGCAGCTTTTCACAAGAAATTCAAAGCAAATGGCTGGAGCGGGTTATGGACTGATTCCATTTATGATTATACGCATTTTCACTCCAACGCACATGAAGTGCTTGGTATTGCCGAAGGCAAAGTTACCGTGCGGCTGGGCGGGGAGAGTGGGAGGCTGTTTCGTCTGAAAACAGGTGATATGTTGATTATTCCGGCGGGAGTAGGGCATCAGCGAGTGACCAAAAGTGACAAAGGATTAAAAGTTATCGGTGCCTATCCATGGGGGCAATCGGATTTCGATATAAGATGCACAGGCAAAAAGATGCCCAATGTGTCTTGTCCCGATTCTGATCCGTTTTATGGGGAAGAAGGTCTTTGCTTATGGCGTGGGGCAATTAATTTGCCTTGGTTATGA
- a CDS encoding Hsp70 family protein gives MRKKLSCGLDFGTSNSTCAISGKDEVKLVPLEKHNLTLPSALFFCDDGNILFGREAIGTYMEGEEGRLMRGLKSILGTSLMQEKTVVQNRSQSFIDILSTYIGHLKQKAESFCGDRIENAVFGRPVHFHDDDQEADRLSQQTLEDIAKSLGFKHVVFQYEPIAAAFAHEQNVKTEKLSLVIDLGGGTSDFTIIRLSNQKSPAANREQDILGTTGIRVGGTNFDQHLSMQAFMPYLGLHSSYRSDFENAKILQVPLSPYIELSDWSKVNFAQTRQAIKNTEDLLRKALEPQKLERLLNVQQQKLGHAFLQEVEHAKIKLTDHAEVHSDFNRMGLGFSVAVTVQEFEKIIEECIRRISLSIEECIKLAGIEKHQIELVILTGGSSELPAINRLVQEHFPAAEVSKENKFGSVGLGLAYNAHTVFA, from the coding sequence ATGCGTAAGAAACTATCCTGCGGGCTCGATTTCGGCACGTCCAACTCAACATGCGCCATATCCGGCAAGGACGAGGTGAAACTTGTCCCCCTTGAAAAGCATAACCTCACCCTGCCCAGCGCCCTGTTTTTTTGCGACGACGGCAATATTCTTTTCGGACGCGAAGCCATTGGGACCTATATGGAGGGTGAAGAAGGCAGATTGATGCGGGGATTGAAATCGATCCTGGGCACTTCCCTGATGCAGGAAAAAACCGTTGTACAAAACCGTTCCCAAAGTTTCATCGATATTTTATCCACCTATATTGGCCATCTCAAACAAAAGGCGGAGTCATTCTGCGGGGACAGAATTGAGAATGCGGTATTCGGGCGCCCCGTCCATTTTCATGATGACGACCAGGAAGCGGACCGCCTCTCTCAGCAAACCCTGGAAGATATAGCCAAATCGCTGGGATTCAAGCATGTGGTCTTTCAATACGAACCTATTGCCGCCGCATTTGCGCATGAACAGAATGTGAAGACCGAAAAACTTTCGCTGGTAATCGATTTAGGTGGCGGCACGTCCGATTTCACGATCATCCGCCTGTCTAACCAGAAATCACCTGCTGCCAATCGTGAACAGGATATTCTTGGCACTACCGGTATAAGAGTGGGAGGTACAAATTTCGATCAGCATTTATCCATGCAGGCATTTATGCCCTATCTCGGCCTTCATTCCAGTTACCGTTCCGACTTTGAAAACGCGAAGATTCTCCAGGTGCCGCTGTCCCCTTACATTGAACTGTCCGACTGGTCGAAGGTCAATTTCGCGCAGACGCGGCAGGCCATCAAAAACACTGAGGACTTACTGCGCAAAGCGCTGGAACCGCAAAAACTGGAGCGCCTGTTGAACGTTCAGCAGCAGAAACTTGGGCATGCTTTCCTGCAGGAAGTCGAACACGCAAAAATAAAACTGACCGATCATGCAGAAGTGCATAGCGACTTCAACCGCATGGGACTTGGCTTTAGCGTCGCCGTAACCGTACAGGAATTTGAAAAGATTATTGAGGAATGCATCAGAAGAATTTCCCTGTCGATCGAAGAATGCATCAAGCTCGCCGGAATTGAAAAACACCAGATCGAACTCGTAATTCTCACAGGCGGTTCAAGCGAACTGCCCGCGATTAACCGCCTTGTGCAGGAGCATTTTCCGGCAGCGGAAGTCTCCAAAGAGAATAAGTTTGGCAGCGTTGGACTCGGCTTAGCCTATAATGCACACACTGTTTTTGCATAA
- a CDS encoding DUF1345 domain-containing protein yields the protein MIRHAKARPRLLTATAVGCILWFLLPENIHDATRILVAWDSGVGLYLALAMWMMWNSDTSKIRRRAAAQDEGRMVILFMTTFTAMASLAAIVAELSTAKSYTGIAKTEHVLLAGITVFLSWTFMHTMYALHYAHEFYTERNGKMLEGLEFPGHCHAPDYWDFIYYSYVIGTASATADINITSHILRRINTIHCMVAFFFNTTILALTVNIGAGLF from the coding sequence ATGATCCGTCATGCGAAAGCCCGCCCGCGCCTGTTAACAGCGACAGCAGTAGGGTGCATTCTATGGTTCCTGCTACCTGAAAATATTCACGATGCCACCCGGATTCTGGTGGCCTGGGATAGCGGCGTGGGACTATACCTCGCATTGGCAATGTGGATGATGTGGAACTCCGACACGAGTAAAATTCGCCGCCGTGCGGCTGCGCAGGACGAAGGACGCATGGTCATTCTGTTCATGACCACCTTCACGGCAATGGCAAGCCTTGCAGCGATTGTTGCGGAACTTTCCACGGCAAAATCCTATACGGGAATCGCCAAAACGGAACATGTGCTCCTGGCCGGCATTACCGTCTTTCTCTCATGGACTTTCATGCACACAATGTACGCTCTGCATTACGCGCATGAATTCTATACGGAACGCAATGGAAAAATGCTCGAAGGGCTTGAATTTCCCGGCCATTGCCATGCACCAGATTATTGGGATTTTATCTATTACTCCTATGTAATCGGCACGGCGTCAGCGACCGCAGACATCAATATCACCTCACATATATTGCGTAGAATCAATACTATTCACTGCATGGTGGCATTCTTTTTCAATACCACCATTCTTGCTCTGACCGTCAATATCGGCGCCGGATTATTCTGA
- a CDS encoding ferritin-like domain-containing protein, with translation MKKITSLEEAFIHGLSDIYSAEKQLTKALPKLAKASTHPKLAEGFEQHLQETEGQVERIDQIVEALDIKLQRISCKAMEGLIEEGKETIEEIEAGPVRDVMLIAGAQKVEHYEIATYGSLIAIAKELGYEEAVSLLQDTLKEEKATDEKLNKIAMSDVNKEALREAA, from the coding sequence ATGAAAAAAATTACATCACTTGAAGAAGCATTCATCCACGGCCTTTCAGATATTTACAGCGCTGAAAAACAATTGACCAAGGCATTGCCCAAACTGGCAAAAGCTTCGACCCATCCGAAGCTGGCCGAAGGTTTTGAACAGCACCTGCAGGAAACCGAAGGTCAGGTAGAACGCATTGATCAGATCGTGGAAGCTCTTGATATCAAGCTTCAGCGTATCAGCTGCAAGGCAATGGAAGGTCTCATCGAAGAAGGCAAGGAAACCATTGAAGAGATCGAGGCAGGCCCCGTTCGCGATGTCATGCTGATTGCCGGCGCTCAGAAAGTAGAGCATTATGAAATCGCGACCTACGGCAGCCTTATCGCCATTGCGAAAGAACTGGGCTATGAGGAAGCAGTTTCTTTATTGCAGGATACGCTGAAAGAAGAAAAAGCGACGGATGAAAAGCTGAACAAAATCGCAATGTCCGACGTCAATAAAGAGGCACTGCGCGAAGCCGCTTAA
- a CDS encoding CBS domain-containing protein, whose protein sequence is MQTQVKELMKRNFETISSDATLKEAAERMRELECGALPVSTEGKLAGMITDRDIVIRAIPQVNDVGSARVRDYMTTSILSCSENDTLEQAAEKMQKTRTGRLLVKDSTGKVCGIITLGCILRKHQDLKEVSKVVACATGKMAA, encoded by the coding sequence ATGCAAACCCAGGTAAAAGAACTTATGAAGCGTAATTTTGAGACGATTTCATCGGATGCCACATTGAAAGAGGCGGCTGAGAGAATGCGTGAGCTTGAGTGCGGTGCGCTGCCGGTGAGCACGGAAGGGAAGCTGGCGGGCATGATTACGGATCGCGATATTGTGATTCGCGCGATTCCGCAAGTGAACGATGTGGGATCGGCCCGGGTAAGGGATTATATGACCACGAGCATACTTTCCTGCAGTGAGAATGATACGCTGGAGCAGGCAGCCGAAAAGATGCAGAAGACTAGAACCGGACGTTTGCTGGTAAAAGACAGCACAGGAAAAGTGTGCGGTATCATTACGCTCGGCTGCATTTTAAGAAAACACCAGGATTTGAAGGAAGTCAGCAAGGTGGTTGCCTGTGCTACGGGAAAAATGGCTGCCTGA
- the recQ gene encoding DNA helicase RecQ: protein MQLTLTQPVMESYEPAHVHGSPIHILHKHYGYKHFRGQQAEIIDHVIAGGNAFVLMPTGSGKSLCYQIPSLCRHGVGIVVSPLIALMQDQVAALNELGIRAAAIHSNMTPADVRQTRNAIRQGTIDLVYVAPERLLMDDFLDLLAQSPLALFAIDEAHCISQWGHDFRPHYTQLTVLAERFPLIPRIALTATADAPTRKDIIERLSLSQGKAFLGGFDRPNIRYRIAIKDNAKQQVLRFIMQEHAGESGIVYCFSRAQTDEMAAWLCGQGLKALPYHAGMASEERSRNQERFLREDNIIMVATVAFGMGIDKPDVRFVAHMTIPRNIEAYYQETGRAGRDGLPAEAFMTYGMNDAAQQRNFIHQSNAPEHQKRIEHSKLNSLLGLCEATRCRRQIMLEYFGDTGSPCGNCDTCLSPPEGFDGLIAAQKAISCAWRTGQRFGVSYLIDVLLGQADDRMRSFGHDKVSTFGIGKEYSRQEWQSIFRQLVAHNLLDVDIAEHSGLKITAEGERFLRQKYPIRFRKYEGKRSLRKTTQARFYSPAANTAEEKLFLALKEKRMELARTHNLPPYVIFHDRTLLELAQVKPETPEEMLEISGVGEAKVQRYGEDFLQVIIDNL, encoded by the coding sequence ATGCAGCTTACTCTCACTCAGCCTGTCATGGAATCTTATGAACCTGCGCATGTGCATGGTTCTCCAATACACATACTGCACAAGCATTACGGTTATAAGCATTTTCGGGGACAGCAGGCGGAGATCATCGACCATGTCATCGCCGGAGGGAATGCATTTGTGCTGATGCCTACAGGCAGCGGCAAGTCGCTGTGCTATCAGATACCTTCTTTGTGCCGCCATGGTGTAGGTATTGTCGTTTCTCCGCTTATCGCGCTGATGCAGGACCAGGTCGCTGCGCTCAATGAACTTGGCATACGCGCTGCGGCGATCCATTCCAATATGACTCCTGCGGATGTAAGGCAGACAAGGAATGCCATTCGCCAGGGGACGATCGATCTGGTTTATGTCGCGCCGGAACGTCTGCTGATGGATGATTTCCTGGATTTGCTTGCGCAGTCTCCGCTGGCATTGTTTGCGATTGACGAAGCGCACTGTATCTCGCAATGGGGGCATGATTTCAGGCCGCATTACACGCAGCTGACCGTGCTTGCGGAGCGTTTTCCTCTGATTCCACGCATCGCACTCACGGCTACGGCGGATGCGCCCACGCGCAAAGATATCATCGAGCGTCTCAGCCTCTCACAAGGCAAAGCATTCTTGGGCGGCTTCGACCGTCCGAATATACGTTACCGCATTGCGATCAAGGATAATGCAAAACAGCAGGTCCTTCGTTTTATCATGCAGGAACATGCGGGTGAGAGCGGTATCGTCTATTGTTTCTCGCGCGCGCAAACGGATGAAATGGCAGCCTGGTTATGCGGGCAGGGACTTAAAGCTTTGCCGTATCATGCGGGCATGGCATCTGAAGAACGCAGCCGTAACCAGGAACGTTTCCTGCGCGAAGATAATATTATCATGGTGGCGACGGTGGCGTTCGGCATGGGGATCGATAAGCCGGATGTGCGTTTTGTTGCCCATATGACGATCCCGCGCAATATTGAAGCGTATTATCAGGAAACCGGACGGGCAGGGCGTGACGGTCTGCCGGCGGAAGCGTTTATGACTTACGGCATGAACGATGCTGCACAGCAGCGTAATTTCATCCACCAATCCAACGCGCCTGAGCACCAGAAGCGCATCGAGCACAGCAAGCTTAATTCTTTGCTCGGATTGTGCGAAGCCACGCGCTGCCGCAGGCAGATCATGCTGGAGTATTTTGGCGATACCGGCTCGCCTTGCGGCAACTGCGACACCTGCCTGTCGCCGCCGGAAGGGTTTGACGGGCTTATTGCGGCGCAGAAAGCGATCTCCTGTGCGTGGCGCACCGGACAGCGTTTTGGTGTGTCGTATCTGATCGATGTATTGCTTGGCCAGGCGGACGACCGGATGCGTAGCTTTGGGCACGATAAGGTCAGCACGTTCGGCATCGGTAAGGAATATAGCAGGCAGGAATGGCAAAGTATCTTTCGCCAGCTCGTTGCTCATAATCTGCTGGATGTGGATATTGCAGAACATAGCGGTCTCAAAATTACCGCTGAAGGGGAGCGTTTCCTACGACAGAAATATCCGATCCGGTTCCGTAAATACGAAGGTAAGCGCAGTCTGCGGAAAACAACACAAGCGCGTTTTTATTCCCCTGCGGCAAATACGGCGGAAGAAAAATTATTTCTGGCGCTCAAGGAAAAAAGAATGGAGCTGGCCAGAACCCATAACCTCCCACCCTATGTCATTTTCCATGACAGGACGCTGCTTGAGCTGGCGCAGGTGAAACCTGAAACCCCGGAAGAGATGCTCGAGATAAGCGGAGTAGGGGAAGCCAAAGTGCAACGCTATGGCGAGGATTTTTTACAGGTTATTATAGATAACTTGTAA
- a CDS encoding methyl-accepting chemotaxis protein, which translates to MSLKLKIVTVFVSLLLLVAIIIGYARQSITYAGNYIVSSGDLLQTTFDKPLMSSNYARDALVYFFKTRDFLDKHGYQKDEFEKLYSNIGDDLDVVEDRLVEPKSKNHLDKARALLKQWHDRVVERAAQKAAAPALTVVPAAPPPATPGAVSTAPVVIAAPAPAPFNNESDALVKEIEQTIDLIIESEFSAAHDFVISAQDKIKQSNEKTARSNTIFLLLGAVSILLALASGVYLFLNIMRPIKACIGLSSNIASGKLDNIVEVRGSREFRQLMLGFSNMQEKLAENIENMRHSMAEMKKREEEQQVMNRQACELRDHLNKITEGLNEHGMELSRVAEAMTSAVDASYGQVTDAAKASDQSFAMSQDVSMACQEMEGSLKNAAGEVVATDGVVKEAVRISDEAATISSELIASIQGILTITNLIEAIASQINLLALNATIEAARAGDAGRGFAVVAGEVKSLASQTAKATKDISTQIETVSHTSNNVIRFFETIKNSIQKISQHSGSVEQAVEQQNITTKEIAESTARSLEAANNVKRILKNIQDASGHLKECSGQVQNVSRLLSSGTQSLNISLEKFLTDYCIR; encoded by the coding sequence CTCATGTCCAGCAACTATGCTCGTGACGCGCTGGTCTATTTCTTTAAAACCCGCGATTTTCTGGACAAGCACGGTTATCAGAAAGACGAGTTCGAGAAATTATATTCCAATATCGGTGATGATCTGGACGTCGTGGAAGACCGTCTGGTAGAGCCAAAATCCAAGAATCATCTGGATAAAGCGCGAGCATTGCTGAAACAATGGCATGACCGCGTTGTGGAACGGGCCGCACAGAAAGCAGCCGCCCCTGCCCTCACTGTCGTTCCCGCTGCACCGCCACCCGCAACTCCTGGCGCTGTTTCCACCGCTCCGGTCGTGATAGCCGCTCCGGCTCCCGCACCGTTTAACAACGAAAGCGATGCACTGGTCAAGGAGATCGAACAGACAATCGACCTGATAATCGAAAGCGAGTTTTCCGCCGCCCACGATTTTGTCATCTCAGCTCAGGATAAAATCAAACAATCCAATGAGAAAACCGCACGGTCGAATACGATCTTCCTGCTGCTGGGCGCTGTGTCCATCCTGCTGGCCCTTGCAAGCGGCGTTTACCTGTTTCTCAATATCATGCGTCCGATCAAGGCATGTATCGGCCTTTCAAGCAATATTGCTTCCGGCAAACTGGACAACATTGTAGAAGTCCGTGGTAGCAGGGAATTTCGTCAGTTAATGCTGGGCTTCAGCAACATGCAGGAAAAACTGGCGGAGAATATCGAGAACATGCGCCATAGCATGGCAGAAATGAAAAAGCGCGAGGAAGAACAGCAAGTCATGAACAGACAGGCCTGTGAACTGCGCGATCACCTGAATAAGATCACTGAGGGGCTCAACGAGCACGGCATGGAATTATCGCGCGTGGCAGAAGCAATGACAAGTGCCGTAGATGCTTCCTATGGCCAGGTAACAGACGCAGCGAAAGCTTCCGATCAAAGCTTCGCCATGTCACAGGATGTCTCCATGGCCTGTCAGGAAATGGAAGGCTCCCTTAAAAATGCTGCTGGCGAGGTAGTTGCAACAGACGGCGTCGTGAAAGAAGCCGTACGTATATCGGATGAAGCTGCCACTATTTCCTCCGAACTGATTGCCTCCATACAAGGCATACTGACTATTACCAATCTCATTGAGGCGATCGCATCGCAGATCAACCTGCTCGCGCTCAATGCCACCATCGAAGCGGCACGCGCAGGTGACGCCGGAAGAGGTTTCGCTGTCGTGGCCGGAGAAGTCAAAAGCCTTGCTTCACAAACGGCGAAAGCCACGAAAGATATTTCTACCCAGATAGAAACAGTCAGCCACACCAGCAACAATGTCATCCGTTTCTTCGAGACTATCAAAAATTCTATTCAAAAGATCAGCCAGCATTCCGGCAGTGTCGAACAGGCAGTGGAACAACAAAATATCACCACGAAGGAAATTGCGGAAAGCACGGCACGATCGCTGGAAGCCGCAAATAATGTAAAGCGCATACTGAAGAATATTCAGGATGCTTCGGGACATCTGAAGGAATGTTCAGGACAGGTTCAGAATGTCTCCCGCCTGTTAAGTTCAGGCACGCAGTCGCTGAATATTTCGCTCGAAAAGTTTCTTACCGACTATTGCATCCGCTAA
- a CDS encoding fumarylacetoacetate hydrolase family protein: MKLLRVGPIGREKPALLDAEGAIRDLSTYLKDINAESLASGEVMKLRTLSPEILPELKENVRIGPCIGNVGKIVCAGLNYTDHATETGQPVPSEPILFMKATSAITGPYDNVVLPKGSTKTDWEVELCVIIGTRASYVAAHDAMQHVAGYCIINDLSERDFQFKRGGNWSKGKSADTFAPIGPYFVTADEISDPHALALECDVNNVRMQNGNTANMIFNIPQLISYISHFMTLLPGDIIATGTPAGVGSGRKPRQFLKPGDKLRTAIPGLGEQSQTVVEFVQP, from the coding sequence ATGAAACTATTGCGTGTAGGCCCCATAGGCCGTGAAAAACCCGCCCTGCTGGATGCAGAAGGCGCGATAAGGGATCTGTCTACCTATCTGAAAGATATTAACGCAGAAAGCCTCGCTTCCGGCGAAGTCATGAAACTGCGGACTCTTTCTCCCGAAATCCTGCCTGAGCTGAAAGAGAATGTGCGTATAGGCCCCTGTATCGGCAATGTAGGAAAAATCGTCTGCGCCGGTCTTAATTATACCGATCATGCGACCGAAACCGGTCAGCCTGTCCCTTCCGAACCGATCCTGTTCATGAAGGCCACCAGCGCGATCACAGGCCCTTACGATAATGTCGTGCTTCCCAAAGGTTCCACCAAAACCGATTGGGAAGTGGAATTATGCGTGATCATCGGAACGCGCGCGTCTTACGTAGCAGCGCATGATGCGATGCAGCACGTTGCCGGTTACTGCATTATCAACGATCTTTCGGAACGGGACTTCCAGTTTAAGCGCGGCGGCAACTGGTCCAAAGGCAAAAGCGCGGATACATTCGCGCCTATCGGGCCTTATTTCGTAACGGCGGATGAAATAAGTGATCCGCATGCCTTAGCGCTGGAATGTGACGTCAATAATGTGCGCATGCAGAACGGCAATACCGCCAACATGATTTTCAACATCCCGCAGCTCATCAGTTATATCAGCCACTTCATGACGCTGCTGCCCGGAGACATCATCGCCACCGGCACTCCCGCAGGAGTAGGAAGCGGACGCAAGCCCAGGCAATTCCTAAAACCCGGCGACAAACTCCGCACCGCTATTCCGGGCTTAGGAGAACAGTCACAAACCGTCGTGGAATTTGTGCAACCATAA
- a CDS encoding DEAD/DEAH box helicase — MTTRTFQELGIIEPITRVLANNNYTHPTPIQLNAIPALLEGKDMLGIAQTGTGKTAAFSLPLLQKLFQTQKPYVPRSARALILAPTRELAVQITDNCNDYGQHLSMRHCVIFGGVSQGPQVNYMSKGVDLLIATPGRLLDLINQGHIDLKAVSHLVLDEADRMLDMGFIKDIKKIIATIPKERQTMLFSATMPPSISSLAHSILKDPVKVEVTPKVVTVERIDQSVHHIKRSEKNALLVTLLANPAMDKVIVFSKTKHGANRIANQLENAGIVSAPIHGNKSQGARQKALEAFKTGKVRVLVATDIVARGIDVDNVSHVINFDLPDEPESYVHRIGRTARAGTGGVAIAFCDETEKKLLRDIERTIRRELKVVPTPTLVKLQPLTTNHHPERQLASGGNHRNGPRGDNARKAEHGKDHHHREHSRSANPKASHNRRGGKPGGRRPK, encoded by the coding sequence GTGACTACCCGCACTTTCCAGGAACTTGGCATTATAGAGCCCATTACACGCGTGCTCGCCAATAATAATTATACCCACCCCACCCCGATCCAGCTGAATGCGATTCCTGCATTGCTGGAGGGTAAGGATATGCTTGGCATTGCGCAGACGGGAACCGGAAAGACAGCCGCTTTTTCCCTGCCGCTGTTACAGAAACTCTTTCAGACCCAGAAGCCTTACGTTCCCCGCAGCGCGCGCGCACTGATATTAGCGCCCACACGTGAGCTTGCCGTGCAGATTACCGATAACTGCAATGATTACGGCCAGCATCTGTCTATGCGCCACTGCGTTATTTTCGGCGGCGTATCACAAGGTCCGCAGGTGAATTACATGTCCAAAGGCGTGGACCTGCTTATCGCCACGCCGGGACGTCTGCTCGATCTGATTAATCAAGGGCATATAGACCTCAAAGCCGTGTCGCATCTCGTGCTCGACGAAGCCGACCGTATGCTGGATATGGGCTTTATCAAAGATATCAAAAAGATTATCGCCACTATTCCCAAAGAACGCCAGACCATGCTGTTTTCAGCAACCATGCCGCCTTCCATCAGCTCTCTGGCGCATAGCATCCTTAAAGATCCCGTGAAGGTCGAAGTGACGCCGAAAGTGGTCACGGTGGAGCGGATCGACCAAAGCGTCCATCATATTAAACGAAGCGAGAAGAACGCGTTGCTGGTGACATTGCTTGCAAATCCGGCGATGGATAAAGTCATCGTCTTCAGCAAGACCAAGCATGGGGCGAATCGTATAGCAAACCAGCTGGAAAATGCCGGAATTGTTTCCGCCCCTATTCACGGCAATAAATCACAAGGCGCGCGGCAGAAGGCATTGGAAGCCTTCAAAACCGGGAAAGTCCGTGTTCTAGTGGCCACCGATATTGTGGCACGCGGGATCGACGTTGACAATGTGAGCCATGTTATCAACTTTGATCTTCCGGACGAGCCGGAGAGCTATGTTCATCGCATCGGCCGCACTGCACGTGCCGGAACCGGCGGTGTTGCTATAGCGTTCTGCGATGAAACGGAAAAGAAACTGCTGCGTGACATTGAAAGAACCATACGGCGCGAACTGAAAGTAGTACCCACGCCAACGCTGGTGAAATTGCAGCCTCTTACAACGAACCATCATCCAGAACGCCAGCTCGCTTCCGGCGGCAATCATCGTAACGGTCCACGTGGTGATAATGCGCGCAAGGCCGAGCATGGGAAAGACCATCATCACCGCGAACATAGCCGTTCCGCCAATCCTAAGGCATCCCATAACAGGCGCGGCGGGAAACCGGGCGGAAGAAGACCGAAGTAG
- a CDS encoding GIY-YIG nuclease family protein codes for MPWTVYILECADQTLYTGITTDMEHRLVQHANGTGAKYTRGRAPYKVLHMEEHSSRSDALKREAEIKSLTREQKLALIGE; via the coding sequence TTGCCATGGACCGTATATATTCTGGAATGTGCCGACCAAACGCTTTACACGGGTATTACAACCGATATGGAGCATCGTCTTGTACAGCACGCTAATGGCACAGGCGCAAAATATACAAGAGGCCGTGCACCGTATAAGGTACTTCATATGGAAGAACATTCCAGCAGAAGTGACGCGTTGAAACGCGAAGCGGAAATTAAGTCTCTAACGAGAGAACAGAAACTGGCGCTTATCGGGGAATAG
- a CDS encoding DNA-formamidopyrimidine glycosylase family protein gives MPEGPSIVILKELASPFARKKVIAVSGNAKIDKGRAVGQTVVTFKSWGKHFLICFKDFTIKIHLMLFGSYRINEEREMTPRLSLKFRNGTLNFYACSVKILEGDLDEIYDWTADVMSDEWDAEAAKRKLKKRPNMLACDALLDQDIFAGSGNIIKNEVLFRLKIHPLSTIGALPAGKLKEMTDEVRNYSFDFLKWKKAYVLKKHWLVHTKRTCPQCKNPLKKEYLGTYHRRTFFCELCQVLYK, from the coding sequence ATGCCGGAAGGTCCATCTATTGTTATTTTAAAAGAACTCGCCTCCCCTTTCGCTCGCAAAAAAGTTATTGCGGTGAGCGGTAACGCGAAGATTGATAAAGGCCGGGCTGTAGGCCAGACCGTTGTTACATTTAAAAGCTGGGGCAAGCATTTTCTCATCTGCTTCAAGGATTTCACGATCAAGATACACCTTATGCTGTTCGGCTCCTACCGCATCAATGAAGAAAGAGAGATGACACCGCGCCTCAGCTTGAAATTCAGGAACGGCACGCTGAACTTTTATGCCTGCTCGGTCAAGATACTGGAAGGCGACTTGGACGAGATATACGACTGGACAGCCGATGTAATGTCGGATGAATGGGATGCTGAGGCAGCCAAAAGAAAGCTTAAAAAACGTCCCAATATGCTGGCATGCGATGCATTGCTGGATCAGGATATTTTTGCCGGGTCGGGCAATATTATTAAAAATGAGGTGCTGTTTCGCCTGAAAATTCATCCTCTCTCCACGATTGGCGCCTTACCAGCCGGGAAATTAAAAGAGATGACCGATGAGGTCAGAAATTACAGCTTTGACTTTCTGAAATGGAAAAAAGCCTATGTCCTTAAGAAGCATTGGCTGGTGCATACCAAACGAACCTGCCCGCAATGCAAGAACCCGTTAAAAAAAGAATATCTGGGAACTTATCACCGGCGCACTTTCTTTTGTGAACTGTGCCAGGTTCTATATAAATAA